CCGGTCCCCGTCGTGGGCGGCCCGGCGTACGGCGAGCCCGCCCAGTGCCTGCCGCGCTCGGTCCCCGTGTTCGGCGGCGCGTGCCTGCGCAACGGGCACTTTGCCCTCAGCCTCCTCCGCGACGCCCAGGCGGCGCCAAGCCAGCACCTTCGCACGCTTCGCTTCGCCGAGCTCCTCAAGGAGCGGCTCGACGGCCTGGCCGCCGAACGTTACCCCTACTGGTACCAGCTCCCCAACCTCGGCGTGGCCGGCGGAAGCTTCAACCAGTTCGGCACGACCTGGGACACGATCGGCTACGCCGATTCCGGCACCGCGGGCTCGTTCTTCGTGCAGGCGCTGGGCGCCACGGGCTTCACGGTCGAGATGTCGTACAACCACATCACCTTCGACAACCACTACCTCGCGGAGCTCAACGACATCCACGTCCACGTCGTCCGCGAGATCGTGCGCGCCGGGCTCGATCACGTGCGGCAACCCTCGTTCGCCGACGTGCGCACGAACGGATTGCGCGCGGCGTACCTCCTCGACCCGATCGCGACCGAATCGCAGCCCAAGGAGGGCCCGCACCTCGAGACGACGGCCGACGACGCCTTCGAGCGGCAGTCGCGCGCGGAGATCAACGCCTTCTTCGCCGACATGGCGCGCGTGCTCGACGGTCCCCTCGCCGGCCTTTCCGCCGACCGGCTGGCCGCGGAGCTTTCCGGGTTCGACGTGTTGGTGGTCTCAAGCCGCGCCTCGGACGCCCTTGTCGACGATCCCGCCGCCATCGAGGCTCTCCGCGCGTTCGTCGAATCCGGCGGCCGGCTCGTCCTCACGGACTCGGCGCTTCGCCTGCTCGAATCGCTCGGCGCGGTCGAGCCCGGCTCCGTCGAGGAGACGCTCGCGTACGCCGGCTACGCCGATTTCGACCGCTCCCACCCGCTCGCAAGGGACCTCAAGGGCCTGGCGCGCGAGACCTACGGCCCGCTTCCGCTTGGCTACCCCGTGGGCGGCGGCGGCCCGGCGAGCGCCCCGGTCTGGACCGTGGCCTCCCAAGCGGTCGCGTCGCGCGACGGCACCGTCGCGGGCGCGTCGGGCGGCCCTGCGTTCGCAAGCTTCGGTGAGATCCCGTTGGGCAAGGGACGCATTTCCTTCCTCGGCGCGCTGCTTGCCCCGCCCACCTCGGAGCACTACCACCCGTACGGGCTTGCGAGCTACGCCCTCTCGGCCAACGGCTTCCAGATCCTCTACAACGCGCTCGGATTCACGCTCACCGAGTCGGACACGCAGCGGGATCTCCTGTCCGAGATCCTGAAACCCAGCGACACGGACGAGCGACGGAGCCCGGTGCCTTCCGTGGAGCCCTTGGCGGCCTTGTCCGTACTTGCGCTCCTGGCGCTTGCCGCCGGTCGGCGCCGGACCTAGACCACCTGACAAGCGTCGCGGACGCCGCGTCCTGTCCGGACGAATTCGGACAGGCACCCTGTCAAGCCGCAGGCCGGACGAGCGCACGTCCGTGCGTGTCCTCGTCTGCCTCTTGAGCGGCGCGTTCCTGGCAGGATGCGGCCTGCTCTCGGCCGG
This window of the Candidatus Thermoplasmatota archaeon genome carries:
- a CDS encoding M14 family zinc carboxypeptidase: MGRLVPLLALAVVASWAVGPLASSLPTPAIGVSERVFPEARETTDYVTFAQFLQGVGELAQRHPDLLRVLEIGQSFGWKNHLTGAHDRFPVIAVELTNDKSPVPRDEKRVLVFQLSIHGNEKGGREGGMRVIEDLLTGRYYSDEYRRDLDANLLVFLFTNPDGWVHEQLEYRANCPDYFAAPLPAGGCVESQNYVRFNGNGVDLNRDFPTVGWYNTAGKRGHALREPEIAAVVGYLQGFGGRVVLASDIHGMLAPADGEVFTRPVPVVGGPAYGEPAQCLPRSVPVFGGACLRNGHFALSLLRDAQAAPSQHLRTLRFAELLKERLDGLAAERYPYWYQLPNLGVAGGSFNQFGTTWDTIGYADSGTAGSFFVQALGATGFTVEMSYNHITFDNHYLAELNDIHVHVVREIVRAGLDHVRQPSFADVRTNGLRAAYLLDPIATESQPKEGPHLETTADDAFERQSRAEINAFFADMARVLDGPLAGLSADRLAAELSGFDVLVVSSRASDALVDDPAAIEALRAFVESGGRLVLTDSALRLLESLGAVEPGSVEETLAYAGYADFDRSHPLARDLKGLARETYGPLPLGYPVGGGGPASAPVWTVASQAVASRDGTVAGASGGPAFASFGEIPLGKGRISFLGALLAPPTSEHYHPYGLASYALSANGFQILYNALGFTLTESDTQRDLLSEILKPSDTDERRSPVPSVEPLAALSVLALLALAAGRRRT